In Janthinobacterium sp. B9-8, the genomic stretch AGATTGCATGGCGGGAAAATCCACCCTGCTGCGCGCTAAGGCTGGCTGGCAAGGGGAGCAATATTGGCTGCAATCAGCGTGGAGCTGGCAGCAGCAGGATGGTCAGCTGGATAGCACTTTGGGTAAAGTTGCTTATCAGGGTGAGTTAAACAGCTTGGCGCTAGAGGGCGGAGCCAAAATCACCGACACCATTAAACTGGCGCTACGCCATGAATGGATGGGAATCAGCCATCAATTAGCAGGCGTGAACGCCGCGCAAATTGCCAGCAAAAACGGTATTGCCAATAGCGACGAGCAGCCAAGCCAAACAGGTGTACGTCTGAGTTGGCAAGCTCATCCCGCGCATTTGCTGGCGGTGGAGTTGTATCAAACCCAGCGCAATGGCGAATCCAATCATCTGGCGATGCTGCAATGGCAGATGAATGCGAGGCTGTATTGATGGTTGATAGACCATTTTTGTGGGGCGGGTGAAACCCGCGAGAGATGCTGAAAAATACGCGGGTTTCACCTCTTGTGCGCTAAGCAAAGTTAAAAAGATAATTTTAGTGCCTTCGGCACGTTGATTTAGGTGCGGGCGTCCCGCTGGACCTTCCTTTCTTGCGCGGCCAAGAAACGAAGCCAAGCCGCAACCCAAAAAGCACGAAGGCCCCTCATCTGCGAACAATCGAGCGGCGGCTGCGGAACTCGCTTCGCTCAAACAGGCATCAAAGAAACCCCGCCCGCTTGTTCCTCGCTTCGGCGTGCTTCAAGGGGGATTTAAGCCCCATTCCTAGAGTGTGGTTGTTACGTTTTTTCGTTGTTTGCTTAGATTAAAAACAAAATGGTTAGTGCGTATGGATTTTCACCCGCCCTACGAATGATGCAATGTTTATGTTTTACTTCGGCAGGTTAATGATCTGCCTCTTTTAAGGGAAATAAAATGAAAAAAATCGCTTTATTACTAGCCGCTTCTTGCGTGTCTTTTGCTGCTTTTGCCCATGAATATAAAGCTGGGGAGATTCGGGTGGTGCATCCTTTTTCGGTGCCGACTTTACCGGGCAAGGATGTGGGGACGGTGTATATCGGCCTTGAAAATAAAGGTGCTCAGGCGGATCAGTTAATCGCAGCGACGAGTGATCGTGCTGCCCGGGTAGAGATCCATACCATGAGTATGGAAGGCGATGTGATGAAAATGCGCCAGGTGCCTGAGCTGGAAGTGAAGGGCGGAGAAACAATCAAGATGAAGCCGGGTATGGGTTATCACCTGATGATTTTTGGCGTGAAGCAGCCTTTAAAGGTGGGCGATAAATTTCCGCTGAAATTGCAGTTTAAAAAATCAGGCGCGGTTGAGGTATCGGTGATGGTGCAAGAGCGCGAGGCAGGTGCAAAAGCCGCTGAAGGGCACTTTCATTAATTGCTTGCGATAAGGGGGCTAAGCTTGGTTTAGCTTCCTTGTAAACTTGCTTTCTGCCTGCTTAATTGTTTTCTACTTAAGTAAGAATTTTATACCAATTCTTACTTAAGCTTTTCTTATGACAATAGCAATTATTTGCCGCTCGTCATGCAAATATTCAAATTTATTTATGCATATGGCTTTGTCATAAGCATAAAAAGCCAATATATGCGCTAGATCAAGCAATCTTATGTCATTAAAAGCCAAGCTCTTGCTTCGCTATCGGGGCATTGCCCCGGGATTAATCTCTTACATTAAAACTGCCAGTGCTAAAAGTGAGTATTTACGCGGCATGGCGGGGATTTTGCACATTGAGAATCTATAAAATTTACGTCGCCTTGGAGCTTGTTTTGAGAATGTAGTTCATTTGCTGTGAAAATTACCCACTAAAAAATGGTCCTTTTTAGTAACGCATCCGCCGGTTTGTAAGGTATTAATAGTAGCAACATAACACTGACACTTATTAAAGGATGCCCTGATGGCAAATCAGTCTAGCCACCCTAAAGGCCTCTACCTTTTATTTGCCACAGAAATGTGGGAGCGCTTTTCTTACTACGGTAACCGTGCTTTATTAGCACTGTTTATGATTTCAGCTTTGTCATTTGACAAGCACTTTACCTCGGCACTGTATGGTCAATATACGGGCCTAGTGTATTTGGCCCCCTTGGTGGGTGGTTATGTTGCCGATCGATTCTGGGGCAATCGCCGTTCAATTGT encodes the following:
- a CDS encoding copper chaperone PCu(A)C, with protein sequence MKKIALLLAASCVSFAAFAHEYKAGEIRVVHPFSVPTLPGKDVGTVYIGLENKGAQADQLIAATSDRAARVEIHTMSMEGDVMKMRQVPELEVKGGETIKMKPGMGYHLMIFGVKQPLKVGDKFPLKLQFKKSGAVEVSVMVQEREAGAKAAEGHFH